ATAGATTTAAAGTCAAAAAATATAGGTGCGTTTGATTATAATTTTGAGAATGAGGGGGACGATTTTCTTCCCTTGATGAAGGAAATCGTTTTTAATTATGACACTCTAATTTTTGCTACTCCGGTATACTGGTATTCGATGAGCGGAATCATGAAAAATTTTTTTGACAGAATATCGGATTGCCTGAAAACTGAAAAGGAACTTGGACGAATGTTAAGGGGTAAAAATATGGGAATGGTGAGTTGTGGATCAGATTCTGAATTAAAAAAAGGATTTGAAATGCCATTTGTAGAAAGCGCAAATTATTTGGGCATGAATTATCTGGGAAATATGCATACCTGGATAGAAAATGAATCAATTCCAGAGTCTTTGGAAAAGGATTTAAGTAATTTTATAGAGAATCAATTGATGATATCGAAATAAGGTTTCTTATTTCTGGGGAACGGAAATAATTATACAAATTTATCTGAAGGATGGTTTAAATTCTGATCACTCAAATACCTCTATTTAAAAGATATGAGCAAGGACTCGGATAATTTTAAAATATGGAGCATCATAGGGTTTTTTGCTATCGTTACCCTGGGGTTTTTGTACCATGACCTCTACAAATGGAGCAATCAATCTGTAGTGATTGCTTTGATAGCCCCTGTCAATGAAAGCGTTTGGGAGCACCTTAAACTGGGCCTTTGGGCAGTAATATCATTTTCTGTAATTGAATATCTTGTAATTCGCGAGTCGGTAAATAATTATTTTTTTGCCAAGGCATTTGGGGTACTCGCTATCTGTTTTACGGTTCTTGCTGTTTATTACACGTACATCGCATTTCTCAAAAGAAATATAATTCTTCTGGATATTTCTTCCTACATACTTGGAGTCTTTTTATGCCAATTGGCATGCTATAAAATTTATCAATGGGAAAATTCAAAAATTCTCAACCGAATTGGCATGCTTGTTCTGGCTGCATTAGTTCTTCTATTTGCCTTCTTTTCATTTTATCCACCGGAAACAGGCTTGTTTAGGGATCATAATTTTAATTCCTATGGAATTCAGGGGAAAGTGCCTAAAACTTTGATTCAATATTTCTAAATTTGATGTTTGGATATTTCTTAGCTAAGTACCAGGTTATCAATCCCGGTATGACCAGAGCTTGCCATAGAAAAAACATCAGCTGCTCCCAACCGTTTAATTCTGAATCAGTTTCTTCGATTATGTAAAGCGAATTGCCAAGGGGTCCGGCAGAAAAAATAACAATACTCACCACAATCCAGCCAAAATGTAAACCTAGTGGTGCATATAAAGATTTTGTTCTGGCAAAGGCGTAGGCAAACATCCAGCCTCCCGCTCCGGTTACTAAAAAAACATAAATCATGGGAACAAGACCACGACCAAACATATCATAGCTAAACCAGTGATAAATTCCAAAAACAACGGCACTAACAATACAAGCTCGTAAAATGCCAATTTTTTTGATTAAAATATATAAGAGGGCTCCGCGAAAAATTAATTCTTCAAATAAGGCAGCTTTTAAAGTCCACCAAATCCCATAGAGACTTTCCAAAAATCCGTATTCAGGATTTCGAATATAACTGACTTCTTTAAGATAGGATTGACCCAATAAGTTGATTGCGCAGAATACTGCCATAATAAGTAAACCAATTGAAAACTCTCTCAAGCGCCTTAAATTGGGTAGAATGCCTAAAGAAGTTATATGCTCCCTGAAAACAATCCAAAGAACCAACCAGGACAGAATAAAAACTACAAATACTCCTAACATAGAGCTGGATGTTTTAAAAGACAGCCAAATATAATTGTAATAAATGAAATCATTGAATCTATTAACGGATTGAACTTTTTTGTACCTTGACGAAAACTAGTTT
This DNA window, taken from Lutimonas zeaxanthinifaciens, encodes the following:
- a CDS encoding NAD(P)H-dependent oxidoreductase, encoding MMKLKGVIIQGSSRSDGNTAKIVSFVQEKTGFESIDLKSKNIGAFDYNFENEGDDFLPLMKEIVFNYDTLIFATPVYWYSMSGIMKNFFDRISDCLKTEKELGRMLRGKNMGMVSCGSDSELKKGFEMPFVESANYLGMNYLGNMHTWIENESIPESLEKDLSNFIENQLMISK
- a CDS encoding DUF6512 family protein, which codes for MSKDSDNFKIWSIIGFFAIVTLGFLYHDLYKWSNQSVVIALIAPVNESVWEHLKLGLWAVISFSVIEYLVIRESVNNYFFAKAFGVLAICFTVLAVYYTYIAFLKRNIILLDISSYILGVFLCQLACYKIYQWENSKILNRIGMLVLAALVLLFAFFSFYPPETGLFRDHNFNSYGIQGKVPKTLIQYF
- a CDS encoding CPBP family intramembrane glutamic endopeptidase, which translates into the protein MLGVFVVFILSWLVLWIVFREHITSLGILPNLRRLREFSIGLLIMAVFCAINLLGQSYLKEVSYIRNPEYGFLESLYGIWWTLKAALFEELIFRGALLYILIKKIGILRACIVSAVVFGIYHWFSYDMFGRGLVPMIYVFLVTGAGGWMFAYAFARTKSLYAPLGLHFGWIVVSIVIFSAGPLGNSLYIIEETDSELNGWEQLMFFLWQALVIPGLITWYLAKKYPNIKFRNIESKF